A window of the Bombina bombina isolate aBomBom1 chromosome 3, aBomBom1.pri, whole genome shotgun sequence genome harbors these coding sequences:
- the TSC22D1 gene encoding TSC22 domain family protein 1 isoform X2, whose translation MHQPDQAADITARKMSHPADLPRRGSGTSSLMNVSAGPGVAGHVLSADDYPSSILMQPPPPPPAAASSPGPQQHPPQTLNLMPQTLGQSGAQIKKKSGFQITSVTPAQISASMSSNNSIAEDTESYDDLDESHTEDLSSSEILDVSLSRATDLGGPERSSSEETLNNFQEAETPGAVSPNQPHLPQHHLPPHVQQNIIINGNVHHHHHLHHHPGSHNPHPGISGSSLPVAAVVNAAAVKLATAGSSDSTGITAPAPSVAQLAGSIPPVVRKTSGPVSSGVSPSTGNSVTTNANISGMSGVTSAVPSGNLNTSSITSTGNASVVSGNINTNIQSSFGNGGSTVSSGTISNVSGATAAGPAVGQQQQPAPSAVTSRFRVVKLDSSTEPFKKGRWTCMEFYDKENLAAASDVAVINKAVESVKQNPLEVTSERESTSGSSVSSNISTLSHYTESVGSGEMGVPAIQQQGFQGLGPPHMDFSSTVTQNVPAPNLPQSISQPQLAQLQIHSQDPTYSPQKQAVPSAQATLNASTGVQTGQVNMLSVPSSLGHQQLTLTNMIPQQLPYTQQTQPIQSLPAVPQQQLQYAHQQAAPTQMTSGHVMPVNQTPVPGNLPEYLQHPQLLQTAMTPVQASSTGAGNPATVPVQAQVMQAQIQSTTTQAPPSMAPIQPVAQATLPAAGSQALGVAQQGNLPTAVHQATVSQASSSILQQSIPAPSPQVLPAPQGIHVGAPGLPHQVIIAPQNPLLPTKPPAQVIEPAVQGMASQQVPAVSPLLTATNIPTIQQLSTSTPPGISSATTNLGLPPAVSQPSAAPNSNLVQSGNQVPAVASMPVAQNMPFQMTSVGHFLAPSLIQSVANQIVDARRLMEQSVAGLPHISEGTAVDTTGGLGGGSFLPLKSLPLSTAPLVDGEDERI comes from the coding sequence ATGCACCAGCCGGATCAAGCCGCAGATATTACGGCCAGAAAGATGTCGCACCCGGCAGATCTCCCCAGAAGGGGTAGTGGCACCTCGTCTTTGATGAATGTATCCGCAGGTCCTGGGGTTGCTGGACACGTCTTGTCTGCAGATGACTACCCGTCTTCTATATTGATGcagccccctcctcctcctcccgcAGCAGCATCATCTCCTGGACCTCAACAGCATCCTCCTCAAACCTTGAACTTGATGCCCCAGACACTTGGTCAGAGTGGGGCACAGATTAAGAAGAAGAGTGGGTTTCAGATCACCAGTGTCACTCCTGCTCAGATTTCAGCCAGCATGAGCTCTAATAATAGTATAGCTGAAGACACTGAGAGCTATGATGATTTAGATGAATCTCATACTGAAGATCTATCATCTTCTGAAATTTTGGATGTATCTTTATCTAGAGCTACAGACCTAGGAGGCCCTGAGAGAAGCTCATCAGAAGAGACCCTTAATAACTTCCAAGAAGCAGAGACACCTGGTGCTGTTTCTCCAAATCAACCTCACCTACCCCAGCACCATTTACCTCCACATGTTCAACAGAATATCATAATTAATGGGAATGTACACCACCATCACCATCTGCATCATCATCCTGGGTCTCACAATCCTCACCCAGGTATATCTGGTTCCTCTTTACCAGTAGCTGCTGTTGTAAATGCTGCAGCTGTAAAATTGGCTACAGCAGGGAGTTCTGATAGCACTGGTATAACAGCACCTGCCCCTTCTGTTGCACAGCTTGCAGGCTCTATACCACCTGTTGTGCGCAAAACAAGTGGCCCTGTAAGTTCAGGTGTCAGTCCTTCCACAGGTAATAGTGTGACAACCAATGCTAATATTTCAGGAATGAGTGGTGTGACCAGTGCAGTGCCCAGTGGAAATTTAAATACCAGTAGCATAACAAGCACTGGTAATGCATCTGTTGTGTCTGGAAAcattaatacaaatatacaaagttcTTTTGGGAATGGTGGTTCCACTGTTTCATCTGGCACCATTAGCAATGTTTCAGGTGCAACTGCTGCTGGACCAGCTgtagggcagcagcagcagccagCACCTTCAGCTGTAACCTCAAGGTTTAGAGTTGTAAAATTAGATTCCAGTACTGAACCTTTTAAGAAAGGCAGGTGGACGTGTATGGAGTTTTATGACAAAGAAAATTTAGCAGCTGCTTCAGATGTAGCTGTAATCAACAAAGCTGTAGAGAGCGTTAAACAAAACCCACTTGAAGTGACATCTGAGAGGGAGAGCACCAGTGGGAGTTCAGTCAGCAGCAATATAAGCACTCTGAGTCATTACACAGAAAGTGTTGGAAGTGGAGAAATGGGGGTGCCTGCAATACAACAACAAGGATTTCAAGGGTTGGGACCTCCACATATGGATTTTAGTAGTACTGTAACTCAGAATGTCCCTGCACCTAACCTACCACAGAGTATTTCCCAACCTCAACTTGCACAGTTACAAATTCATTCACAAGACCCTACATATTCTCCTCAGAAACAAGCAGTACCATCTGCTCAAGCTACTTTAAATGCTTCTACAGGTGTTCAAACAGGCCAGGTTAATATGCTTAGTGTACCATCTTCCTTAGGACATCAACAACTAACACTAACTAATATGATCCCTCAACAGTTGCCATATACTCAACAGACGCAACCCATTCAAAGTTTGCCAGCTGTCCCACAACAACAGTTACAATATGCACATCAACAAGCTGCACCAACTCAGATGACCTCTGGGCATGTCATGCCAGTGAATCAAACTCCTGTTCCTGGGAATTTACCAGAATACCTACAGCATCCACAATTATTGCAAACAGCAATGACCCCTGTACAGGCTAGTTCTACAGGAGCTGGAAATCCTGCAACTGTTCCTGTTCAAGCACAAGTTATGCAGGCGCAAATACAGTCTACAACAACACAAGCTCCACCATCAATGGCTCCAATTCAACCTGTGGCACAGGCAACTTTACCTGCAGCAGGCTCTCAGGCTTTGGGTGTTGCCCAACAAGGAAACCTACCTACCGCTGTGCATCAGGCAACTGTTAGTCAAGCTTCATCATCCATTTTGCAGCAGAGCATACCGGCTCCATCTCCACAGGTATTGCCAGCACCACAAGGGATACACGTTGGTGCTCCTGGCCTTCCCCATCAAGTAATAATTGCACCTCAAAACCCTTTGCTGCCTACAAAGCCTCCAGCCCAAGTTATTGAACCAGCTGTTCAAGGAATGGCAAGTCAGCAGGTGCCTGCAGTTAGTCCTTTACTTACAGCCACTAATATACCCACTATTCAACAATTAAGTACTAGTACGCCCCCTGGAATATCTTCTGCAACAACAAATTTGGGTCTACCACCAGCAGTCTCTCAACCATCAGCTGCACCAAATAGTAATTTGGTTCAGAGTGGCAACCAAGTACCCGCGGTTGCAAGTATGCCAGTAGCACAAAACATGCCATTTCAGATGACAAGTGTTGGCCATTTCCTTGCTCCATCACTTATTCAGTCGGTGGCAAACCAGATTGTGGATGCTAGGAGATTAATGGAGCAGTCAGTGGCTGGTTTACCCCATATCAGTGAAGGAACTGCTGTGGATACTACTGGAGGCCTAGGAGGTGGATCCTTTCTTCCTCTGAAGTCCCTACCTCTATCAACAGCACCTCTAGTGGATGGTGAAGATGAAAG
- the TSC22D1 gene encoding TSC22 domain family protein 1 isoform X3 — MHQPDQAADITARKMSHPADLPRRGSGTSSLMNVSAGPGVAGHVLSADDYPSSILMQPPPPPPAAASSPGPQQHPPQTLNLMPQTLGQSGAQIKKKSGFQITSVTPAQISASMSSNNSIAEDTESYDDLDESHTEDLSSSEILDVSLSRATDLGGPERSSSEETLNNFQEAETPGAVSPNQPHLPQHHLPPHVQQNIIINGNVHHHHHLHHHPGSHNPHPGISGSSLPVAAVVNAAAVKLATAGSSDSTGITAPAPSVAQLAGSIPPVVRKTSGPVSSGVSPSTGNSVTTNANISGMSGVTSAVPSGNLNTSSITSTGNASVVSGNINTNIQSSFGNGGSTVSSGTISNVSGATAAGPAVGQQQQPAPSAVTSRFRVVKLDSSTEPFKKGRWTCMEFYDKENLAAASDVAVINKAVESVKQNPLEVTSERESTSGSSVSSNISTLSHYTESVGSGEMGVPAIQQQGFQGLGPPHMDFSSTVTQNVPAPNLPQSISQPQLAQLQIHSQDPTYSPQKQAVPSAQATLNASTGVQTGQVNMLSVPSSLGHQQLTLTNMIPQQLPYTQQTQPIQSLPAVPQQQLQYAHQQAAPTQMTSGHVMPVNQTPVPGNLPEYLQHPQLLQTAMTPVQASSTGAGNPATVPVQAQVMQAQIQSTTTQAPPSMAPIQPVAQATLPAAGSQALGVAQQGNLPTAVHQATVSQASSSILQQSIPAPSPQVLPAPQGIHVGAPGLPHQVIIAPQNPLLPTKPPAQVIEPAVQGMASQQVPAVSPLLTATNIPTIQQLSTSTPPGISSATTNLGLPPAVSQPSAAPNSNLVQSGNQVPAVASMPVAQNMPFQMTSVGHFLAPSLIQSVANQIVDARRLMEQSVAGLPHISEGTAVDTTGGLGGGSFLPLKSLPLSTAPLVDGEDER, encoded by the coding sequence ATGCACCAGCCGGATCAAGCCGCAGATATTACGGCCAGAAAGATGTCGCACCCGGCAGATCTCCCCAGAAGGGGTAGTGGCACCTCGTCTTTGATGAATGTATCCGCAGGTCCTGGGGTTGCTGGACACGTCTTGTCTGCAGATGACTACCCGTCTTCTATATTGATGcagccccctcctcctcctcccgcAGCAGCATCATCTCCTGGACCTCAACAGCATCCTCCTCAAACCTTGAACTTGATGCCCCAGACACTTGGTCAGAGTGGGGCACAGATTAAGAAGAAGAGTGGGTTTCAGATCACCAGTGTCACTCCTGCTCAGATTTCAGCCAGCATGAGCTCTAATAATAGTATAGCTGAAGACACTGAGAGCTATGATGATTTAGATGAATCTCATACTGAAGATCTATCATCTTCTGAAATTTTGGATGTATCTTTATCTAGAGCTACAGACCTAGGAGGCCCTGAGAGAAGCTCATCAGAAGAGACCCTTAATAACTTCCAAGAAGCAGAGACACCTGGTGCTGTTTCTCCAAATCAACCTCACCTACCCCAGCACCATTTACCTCCACATGTTCAACAGAATATCATAATTAATGGGAATGTACACCACCATCACCATCTGCATCATCATCCTGGGTCTCACAATCCTCACCCAGGTATATCTGGTTCCTCTTTACCAGTAGCTGCTGTTGTAAATGCTGCAGCTGTAAAATTGGCTACAGCAGGGAGTTCTGATAGCACTGGTATAACAGCACCTGCCCCTTCTGTTGCACAGCTTGCAGGCTCTATACCACCTGTTGTGCGCAAAACAAGTGGCCCTGTAAGTTCAGGTGTCAGTCCTTCCACAGGTAATAGTGTGACAACCAATGCTAATATTTCAGGAATGAGTGGTGTGACCAGTGCAGTGCCCAGTGGAAATTTAAATACCAGTAGCATAACAAGCACTGGTAATGCATCTGTTGTGTCTGGAAAcattaatacaaatatacaaagttcTTTTGGGAATGGTGGTTCCACTGTTTCATCTGGCACCATTAGCAATGTTTCAGGTGCAACTGCTGCTGGACCAGCTgtagggcagcagcagcagccagCACCTTCAGCTGTAACCTCAAGGTTTAGAGTTGTAAAATTAGATTCCAGTACTGAACCTTTTAAGAAAGGCAGGTGGACGTGTATGGAGTTTTATGACAAAGAAAATTTAGCAGCTGCTTCAGATGTAGCTGTAATCAACAAAGCTGTAGAGAGCGTTAAACAAAACCCACTTGAAGTGACATCTGAGAGGGAGAGCACCAGTGGGAGTTCAGTCAGCAGCAATATAAGCACTCTGAGTCATTACACAGAAAGTGTTGGAAGTGGAGAAATGGGGGTGCCTGCAATACAACAACAAGGATTTCAAGGGTTGGGACCTCCACATATGGATTTTAGTAGTACTGTAACTCAGAATGTCCCTGCACCTAACCTACCACAGAGTATTTCCCAACCTCAACTTGCACAGTTACAAATTCATTCACAAGACCCTACATATTCTCCTCAGAAACAAGCAGTACCATCTGCTCAAGCTACTTTAAATGCTTCTACAGGTGTTCAAACAGGCCAGGTTAATATGCTTAGTGTACCATCTTCCTTAGGACATCAACAACTAACACTAACTAATATGATCCCTCAACAGTTGCCATATACTCAACAGACGCAACCCATTCAAAGTTTGCCAGCTGTCCCACAACAACAGTTACAATATGCACATCAACAAGCTGCACCAACTCAGATGACCTCTGGGCATGTCATGCCAGTGAATCAAACTCCTGTTCCTGGGAATTTACCAGAATACCTACAGCATCCACAATTATTGCAAACAGCAATGACCCCTGTACAGGCTAGTTCTACAGGAGCTGGAAATCCTGCAACTGTTCCTGTTCAAGCACAAGTTATGCAGGCGCAAATACAGTCTACAACAACACAAGCTCCACCATCAATGGCTCCAATTCAACCTGTGGCACAGGCAACTTTACCTGCAGCAGGCTCTCAGGCTTTGGGTGTTGCCCAACAAGGAAACCTACCTACCGCTGTGCATCAGGCAACTGTTAGTCAAGCTTCATCATCCATTTTGCAGCAGAGCATACCGGCTCCATCTCCACAGGTATTGCCAGCACCACAAGGGATACACGTTGGTGCTCCTGGCCTTCCCCATCAAGTAATAATTGCACCTCAAAACCCTTTGCTGCCTACAAAGCCTCCAGCCCAAGTTATTGAACCAGCTGTTCAAGGAATGGCAAGTCAGCAGGTGCCTGCAGTTAGTCCTTTACTTACAGCCACTAATATACCCACTATTCAACAATTAAGTACTAGTACGCCCCCTGGAATATCTTCTGCAACAACAAATTTGGGTCTACCACCAGCAGTCTCTCAACCATCAGCTGCACCAAATAGTAATTTGGTTCAGAGTGGCAACCAAGTACCCGCGGTTGCAAGTATGCCAGTAGCACAAAACATGCCATTTCAGATGACAAGTGTTGGCCATTTCCTTGCTCCATCACTTATTCAGTCGGTGGCAAACCAGATTGTGGATGCTAGGAGATTAATGGAGCAGTCAGTGGCTGGTTTACCCCATATCAGTGAAGGAACTGCTGTGGATACTACTGGAGGCCTAGGAGGTGGATCCTTTCTTCCTCTGAAGTCCCTACCTCTATCAACAGCACCTCTAGTGGATGGTGAAGATGAAAG